The Paraflavitalea devenefica DNA segment CAACTGGGGCTTTACTCCTATGATCGTATAGCCTTGCGGCAGCGCGTCCAGGTCTTTTTGTGTACGTAGGACGCCGGTCGCTACATAGCCAAAGATCCGTCCGGTATTTTGACCTATTTGCGACTGGTACGGGCGTATATTCTGGGCCTCATCCAGCCGTACTACCTCATTGGTGGCAAAGGCAAAATTCCCTTTTACATAATAGTTGAATGATTTATTGGTATTGCTGGCATAGTCCAGCTCCACCTCAATTCCTTTTGAATTGATCTCCTGGTAATTTTCATCCGGCAGGTCGGCGCCCAGTGTACTGGGAAGGCTCTGTTGTCTTGAACCAAGGATATCATACGTATGGCGGTAGAAAAGGTCCAGCTTGAAGCCCATCTTACTATTCCAGAAACGGGTGTCTAAGCCGGCATTGTAGTTTAATGATTTTTCCCAGGTAAGGGCCCTGTTCACAAGCCGCCCTTGCTCCAGTCCGTAAGACTGCTCATTAAAAATAGCGCCGGGCTGAATGACGTACGACTGCAGCCATTGAAAATTACCTACCTGGTCATTCCCCAGCAAACCAACGGAGGCCCGTAATTTAAGATCATTCACAAAGCTGACCGTTTTAAAGAAAGGCTCATCAGAAACCCTCCATCCGGCAGACAAAGAAGGGAAAAATCCCCAACGGTTTTCCGGTGCAAAGATCACAGAACCATCATAGCGGAAGGAAGCTTCCAGCAGGTATTTCTGATCATAATTATAGCTCACCAGGCCAACATAGGAGAGCCTGGCCCATTCGCTCAGTGAGCCTTCGGTTGCGGAGACACTGCCGCCGGCTATATACTGGTCAATAGCGGGAGAAATAAAATCATCCCGCCGGCCACTGAACCAGGTATTATTTTCCTCGGCCTGCTCATATACCAACAAGGCGTCGAGGCCATGCTTGCCAAAAGTCCGCTTGTAATTCAATTGTGCATTGAACTGGTACCGGTTGATCTTGTCGTTCCTCGATAGCAGGAACTCTGGTGTTGCCCTTAGTTTGGGACCTATCACCTGGTCACCTACGATATGATTGTTTTTGCCCGTGGTGTTAAAGTTCGTCATATTATAAGGCAGGTTGAACTGCTTAGTATAAATATCACGGCTATACCGGTTGATAGAAACCTTGGCGCTCAGCCCCTTTACAAAAGGCACCGTATAATTGATCGTGGCCAATACATTCGTGCCTGTCCATTTCCTTTCATTATAACCCGCAATAGCCGGGTCAAGCACCACACCGGGATGCCACTCTACCCAGTTGCCCACCGGCAGTCCGTTTACATAAGGAGGCACCATGGCTGGTCTGAACATCAGGGCCTTGTACAGGTCTTCCATCCGCCAGTTATTCACATCCCAACTGGGGCCATTGGTATTGCGGGTTTCTGTATTCAGGTCCAGCGATACCTTCAGGTTCTTTGTTACAGTCACATCTATATTCCCCCGTATGCTCAGCTTTTGGTAATCAATATTATTAAACGAGCCGGTAGCTTTATTATACGATCCCCCTAAAAAATACCGTACATTTTTGGCGCCCCCGCCCACATCCAGGGAGTGTTGCGTGGTCATCGGATCTTTCCACACTTCATCTACCCAATTCCAGGAATGGGTTTTAAAATAATCCAGCTCATCTGCTGTATAATACCGCGGATCTGTTTCCACAACATTAATATAACGCAACTGGTGATTAATGGCGGAAGCGTGCTCAAAAGCATTCAGCCTTTCAGGGATCTTCGTAGGCTGCTGCAATCCAAACAGTCCATTATAAGATACCTTAGGCGTTCCTTCTTTACCTCTTTTAGTGGTAACCAGGATAACGCCATTCGCGGCCCGTGAGCCATAAATAGCGGCAGAGGCGCCGTCTTTCAGGATCGTAATATTTTCTACTTCATAAGGAGCCAGTCCGTCAAAAGCAAACTTATCGCTCACCACGCCATCTATTACGAACAGCGGGCTGGAATTATTAAAAGTACCTACCGACCGGATCCTGATGGAGGATTCCATACCAGGCGTACCGGCAGATTGCGTGATGGTAGCACCGGACAACCGGCCTGCCAACGCATTGGAGAGATTGTCAACAGGCGTATTGGCAAACTCAGTACTGCTTACTGTAGATACAGAGCCTGTAACTGTTCCCCTTGCCTGGGTACGATATCCGATCACTACCACCTCATCCAGTTTACTTTGTACGACTGTCATCGTCACATTAATAACAGCCCGTTTGTTAATAGCAATACGTTGCTCCGCATACCCGGTAGCGGAAAAGATCAATGTTCCATCTGCAGGAGCGGTAATAGAAAAGCTCCCGTTATCATTGGTAACTACTGTAGTAGTCGAACCGCTTAGGGCAACAGTAATGCCGGTAAGTGGTCCATCTGCACCGGACACTGTTCCTTTTACCACTGTATCGGCTAACTTTTTAAAATCGTCCGGGATACCAGGGAAGCCTTTATGATTGACTGGATCTGCCAACAGTGTTTGGCAAACAAGCAGGGCTGAAATGATCAAGCCGGATAATCTCAGCGGAATGAGAATCAAAGCAGTAGTTTGTTTCATGAAAGTATAATTTGGCAAGTGGATAATACGGGACGGATGCTTTCAGAGGAAGGTCAATACAAGGTTAACAAGGGCTACGGGAGCGGTCCTTACATTTACAGGGATTCAATCGTTATATATGATATATATGCAATTGACTAAATAGTACAGAAAGCCGGATAGGGGTTGTTGGCATTTTATTCAATCATTTTGACATCACTATCCGGTTGTGGTTATACGTTATTGACAAAAATTAAGAGCGGCTAAAATAGCTTACACAAAAGCCATTTTAGTGGTATGGTGGAATGGTATTTTAATACATATTCGTCATTATGAAAAAACACGAT contains these protein-coding regions:
- a CDS encoding SusC/RagA family TonB-linked outer membrane protein produces the protein MKQTTALILIPLRLSGLIISALLVCQTLLADPVNHKGFPGIPDDFKKLADTVVKGTVSGADGPLTGITVALSGSTTTVVTNDNGSFSITAPADGTLIFSATGYAEQRIAINKRAVINVTMTVVQSKLDEVVVIGYRTQARGTVTGSVSTVSSTEFANTPVDNLSNALAGRLSGATITQSAGTPGMESSIRIRSVGTFNNSSPLFVIDGVVSDKFAFDGLAPYEVENITILKDGASAAIYGSRAANGVILVTTKRGKEGTPKVSYNGLFGLQQPTKIPERLNAFEHASAINHQLRYINVVETDPRYYTADELDYFKTHSWNWVDEVWKDPMTTQHSLDVGGGAKNVRYFLGGSYNKATGSFNNIDYQKLSIRGNIDVTVTKNLKVSLDLNTETRNTNGPSWDVNNWRMEDLYKALMFRPAMVPPYVNGLPVGNWVEWHPGVVLDPAIAGYNERKWTGTNVLATINYTVPFVKGLSAKVSINRYSRDIYTKQFNLPYNMTNFNTTGKNNHIVGDQVIGPKLRATPEFLLSRNDKINRYQFNAQLNYKRTFGKHGLDALLVYEQAEENNTWFSGRRDDFISPAIDQYIAGGSVSATEGSLSEWARLSYVGLVSYNYDQKYLLEASFRYDGSVIFAPENRWGFFPSLSAGWRVSDEPFFKTVSFVNDLKLRASVGLLGNDQVGNFQWLQSYVIQPGAIFNEQSYGLEQGRLVNRALTWEKSLNYNAGLDTRFWNSKMGFKLDLFYRHTYDILGSRQQSLPSTLGADLPDENYQEINSKGIEVELDYASNTNKSFNYYVKGNFAFATNEVVRLDEAQNIRPYQSQIGQNTGRIFGYVATGVLRTQKDLDALPQGYTIIGVKPQLGMLNYKDIRGVNSDEPDGKITADDREVIAQYSSPPMNFGLSLGGSWKGLSIDILFQGVAGAKAMLPTAGRDIQARTEEASFRYWADSWSPENPNGKYPGYRVINYRTRFDESTLFLVDNSFVRLKNLTVSYNLPHDFIKPTGMKSMRVYFTGSNLLMVYTGNKIYDPEMNNILSYPMMAGYSLGLNIGL